TCGCTGGCCCGCCGCTGGAGGGCGTTGAAGATGATCGAGTCGACCAGCCGGACGACCGGGCTCGTGTCGGTCGTCAGCCGGTCGATGGTCAGGACTTCCTCGGCCTCTTCTTCTTCCTCGTGGACGACCTGGGCCCGGAAGGTCTGGGTCGCCTCCTCCAGGACCCGCTGGGAGCTCTCGCTCCGCTTCAGGAGGGCTTCGATGGCCGACGGCGTCGTGAAGACAAATCGGACCTTCGCCCCCAGGCGCCACTCCAGCTCGTCGGCCCGCATGACGAGGCTGGGGTCACAGATGGCGATCTCGAGGACGTCGCCCGACCGCCGGTAGGGCACAAAGCGGTAGGCCAGCATGAGTTCAGCCGGGATGGTCCGGAACAGGTCGGCTTGCACGGGCATGGACGCCAGGTCCACGAAGGGCAGGCCGTACCGTTCGGCCCACCGCCGGGCCTCGACCCACTCGTCCGTCTCCGTGCGGACGCCTTCCCACATACGATGCCTCTCCCTTCAGTGAAGGCAGGGTACAACAAATAGGGCAATAAGGCAATACCCAGCACCCATTACATCCGGACGGCCGTCGCCAGGGAGAAGATGGGATAGTACACCGAGATCAGGACGAAGGCGACGACGAGGGCCATCAGAATCAGGATCGCCGGCTCGATGAGGCTCGTCAGCCGTCGGAGCTGGGTCGCCAAGTCTTCGTCGTAGAAGTGAGCGGCGTGTTCGAGCATCTCGTCGAGGGCGCCGGTCTGTTCGCCGACCTGGACCATCTCCAGGAGGAGGTCCGCCCGGAGGCCGGCGGCTTCCAGGGCCTCATGGAGAGACATGCCTTCCCGGACCCGATTGCGAGCCGTCAGGACTTGATTTCCGATGAAGCGATTCCACACGGCGGCGGCCGTCACCTCCAGGGCGTGGACCAGGGGCAGGCCGCTGGACAGGAGCGTCGCCAGGGTATGGGCCAGTTGGCCGATGGCGTAGGTCCACAGGAGTGAGCCGATCCCGGCGACCCGCAGGAGGAGCCGGTGCCAGTAACGCTCGAAGAGGGGCAGGTGCCGCACGCCCAGTCGCAAGAGGTAGGCCCCGCCGAGGGCCGCCCCGACGAGGACGGGTAGCCCCCGCCGGACCAGGCCGGCGATGTCGACGACCAGTTGGGTGATCCACGGGAGGTCCGCCCCCATCGAGGCGTAAAAGCTCACAAAGCGGGGGATGACAAAGGTAAAGAGGACCCCCAGCAGGACCGAGGCCAGCAAGATCAGGATCGCCGGATACGTCAGGGCCGACAGGATTTGACGCCGGGTCTCGTAAATCAGGCTCTGGTACTGCACAAAGCGCCGCAGGACGGTCTCCAATTGACCGCTCCGCTCCCCGGCCATCAGGTTGGCGACATAGACCCGGGGGACATGCTCGGCGAAGTCCCCGAAGGCCTCCGATAGAGACGCTCCCGCCCGGACCCGCTCCCGGACGCCGGCGATGATGAACCGCAGGAGGGGATGCCGCTGACGGCTTTCCAAGATCTCTAAGCACCGCAAGAGGGGTAGGCCTGCTCGCAAGAGCGTCGCCAGCTCCTGGTTGAAGATCAGGAAGGTGCGTGTCGGCACCCGGGGGACGCCCGAGGCGAACAGCAGACGCCACCAGTCCCGCCATCGGCGGAGGGGCCGGACCTCGAAGATCCAGTAGCCCTGGCGCTCCAGCTCCCGCCGGGCGTGGGCCAGGGAGTCGGCGTAGATCGTCTTGGCGACGATGTCGCCCTTGGGGGTCCCGACCCGACAGTAGAATTCCGGCATGGCGGGCTATCCTCCGAGGAGATGCAAGATACAGGATACAACCCATAGGGGCAAGATGCGGGATGCAAAGCGGTCTCATCACCCCAGGTTCTTAAAAGGAAGGGATCCGACGGATCCGACCGATCCGTCGGATCCGTCAGGGTCATACTTCCACGACTCCTTTGCATCGGGGGTAGCCCGAGCAACCCCAAAATTGTCGGCCGGCATTCCTGCCGCTTTTAGCCGTGCGCAAGACCATCGCTTGGCCGCACCGCGGGCAGGGGGGAATGCGATCCGACCGATCCGTCGGATCGGTCGGATCCGTCAGATCCCTCCTGTTGCGGAAAGCCAACCGCGCCGCCGCCAGCTGTTCGCTGTAGCCGCCTTCCTCGATAAACCGCTTCTCCAGTGCGGCAATTTGTCGGTCCAGTAGGTAGTTCGCCTGATGGATCAGACAAATGATGGCATTGGCCCGCACGGCCGGGTCCTCGTGCTCCAGCCACGGCGCATAGAGGGCCCAGCGCGCCTGATCCGTCAGATCCGTCCAATCCGACGGACCCGACCGATCCCGCTGAAATCGCAGCGGCACCTCGCGTATGGCGCGCGCCTCCGGCGAATCGGGTGCCCATTGCCGCAGGCGGCGATGGCGTAAGAAATCCTCGAAATCCAACAGCAACTCCTCCAGGCTGGCACGGGCCACGTTCAGTAGCCGTAATTCTGTCTGAGACGAGGTAGCCGCCGCACGGCTGGCTTCGGCGATGTTCTGGCGGCCTGAGCGAGCCGCCTGCACCATCTGATCGACCAGACGGGAGCGCGAGTCCAGGAACTTTTCGCAGAACCAGTAAGTGGCATCGTAGATCAGCGTGGCTGTCTGAAAGCTGGCGGTGCTACGATAGCCGCCGGCTGGGCGGAGACGCTTTTTCGCCTTGGATTTGGCCGATCCGGCCGATCCGTCTGATCCGACCGATCTGCTCATCTTCCCCTCCTCACGGCGGTGCTTCTTCCCGCATCTTTTGGCAAATCCCGTGCCCATCGGGAGCCGCCTCCCTGGCATGCCGGACATTCCCGGCTCTCCGTCCCGTCCCCCGACTCCCGGCCTTCCTCCAGGTGTTTATCCCCGTGAACACTTTGTATATTTGGTTCGACACCTTTCCGGGGGGTCAGGCTCTACGGCCGGCGAAGGCCCGCGCGGCCGCCATGACCGGCGCGCCAGGAAGGGACCCCGGCATCACTGCCGATGTCCGGAGGGTGAACGCCGATGTGGGGCCGGACGGCGTAAAGTGCTAAACTTCTATAGAGGGGCTTTATGGGCGGGCGTCGCCGGATATGGTTTCGGGTCACGGGATGGGGCCTCTTGGTCGTTCTGGCCGGGGCCGCCGTCGGGGCCTACCTGTGGGCCGCCCGGACGGCCGGGGCGTGGACCCGGACGTTCGCCGAGCGCTTCCTGCAGGAGACGGCCCGGCAGGACGTGACGATCGGTCGGGCCGGCTGGAATCTCCTGCGTCCGTCGGTGACGTTCGAGGACATCACGTGGTACACGCGGGGGCCGCAGGGCCGACAGGCCTTCGCCCACGTCGAGCGGGTCGAGTTCCGCTTCTGGTGGCGGGCCTTGTTCCGTCGGCATCTGGTCATCCGGTCCATCGCGGTCGGGGGCGTCCGGATTCAGGCCTACTACGACGCCCGGGGTCGGGCCAACTGGCCGTCGATCTCGATTCCCCGAGAGGCGGTCCGGGGGATTCGGTTCGTGGACGTGCGGCTCGAGGCCCTGCGGGTCGAACGTCTGGCGTTTTACCTTCGGCATGACGGGATTCCACTTCTCCTGGGCCTCCCCCAAGTCCGGGCCTACTTGCGCCATCATCCGGCCGGCGGCCACCTGGCCGGTGGGATTCGCATCGAGCAGGGCTTCCTCCGGATGTACGACTACAACCCCTGGTCCTTCCAGGGCGGACTCCAGGTCCGCCTGAGTCTGGACGGGCCGACCATCGACCAGGCCCATCTCTGGGGCGAGGGCTACCATCTGTGGGGTAGCGGCCGGGTCCTCGGGTACGGCTCGCCCCAGATGGACCTGACCCTGATCGGCCAGTGGGACGATCGGGTGATTCAGCGAGTCCACAACATCCCCTTCCGGGTCGAGGGCCGGGGTAGCGCCATCGTGCATTACGACGGGGACTTCTCCCGATTCCGGATGCGGGGCTGGGTCCGGTCCGTCCCCTACCGGATGGGCCGGCAGGTCTTCGATGAGGCGGCCGGTCCGGTCTACATGACCCACCACCGACTGAACGTCTACGGTGCTCACGGCCGCCTGACGGGAACGGGCCGGGTCGTCGGGGACTTTCGGGTCGACCCCCTCTTTGGGGCCAGCCGATTCGGGCTGTTCTTGGCCGTGCAGGGCGCCGACGCCGACCGCTTCGGACAGATGTGGGGCCTTCAGAAAATCCGCCATACGGCGGCCTGGGGCGGCGCCGGGGCCATCGCATGGCGGGAGCATCAGTTCGACCGCCTGACCGGCTGGATGGTCCTGCGGGCCGAGCCCCGGTCTGGTCCGGTCCCCGAGCCGGTCCCGATGGATTACCGTCAGCGGCCGTACCTGCGGGACTGGGCCTACCCCGTCGAACTGACGGCCTTGGGCGAGCTGGAGGGCTATCGGTTCCGGCATCTGATCGCCCGGGGCCGCCTGGGCCGGACGTCGGCCGAGGTCGACGGCTGGGTCGCCTTCGAGGGGCCCCTGGAACTCCGGGTCCGGGGCCGGACGGACAGCATCTACGAGGTCGACGTCTACTACCATCAGTGGGAGTGGAACCTGTTTCCGGACCTGCGGCCCCAGATTCAGATGTGGGAAATGGACGGCCGGGGCGAGTTCGCCGGGACGTTTTCGAATCGCATCCAGGACATCGCCATCGACGGCCGCTTTCGGGGCGAGCGGGTCGTCTACCTGGGCGTCCTCTGGGGCGACGGCGAGGCCGACGTCCGGTACTGGCACCGGGTCTATCAGTTTCGGAACGTCCGTCTGTGGGACGACTCTTATCGGGCCGAGGCCGACGAGGCCTTCCTGTATCTGGGGGAGGTCGGCTTTCAGGTCGACGGGGACTCCTACGCCGAGGTCCGCTTCCTGGGCTATCCCGTCGAGCGGGTCCTGGCCCCGACGCCCCTGAACTTCATTCCCCTCCGAGGGACCCTCCGGGGACTCCTGACCGTCCGGGGCAACTACCAGCAGGTCGACCTCTGGGGGGACTTGAGCCTGACGGAGGGCCGTCTGGCGGACCTGGACCTGGATTACGGCATCTTACGGTTCTCGTACGTCAACTTTTTGCTTCGCGTGGACGAGGGCCGTGTCAGCTATCGGACGGGCCTCTTTGACTTTGCGGGTCAGTGGCATCGCCTGCGGGAGACGTTTGAGGACTTTCGGGTCCGTGTGCGGGCCCTGCCGCTTCATCGAAGTCCCCTCGGTCAGCGGTATCAGGTCGCCGGGACGCTCGACCTGTATGCGATCATCGACGGCCCCTGGCGTCAGCCGACCCTGGACGTCCATGGCCATGCCGAGGGCCTGCACTGGCGGGGCTATCCCCTGGGGGACCTCATGTTCCGGCAGGCCGACGAGGGCCTGGGCCTTCAGGTGTGGCTCTATCAGGGGGACGAAGTCCGGGGCCACGGCGTCGTCCAGCTCGACGTGGCCGAGGGTCGGGCTGAGGGCACGTGGGCGTGGCGACAGTACCAGGTCCCCTTCGTTTTGGACATGCGGGTGTCGGGCCAAGCGCGGGGCGAAGCCCGGTGGAACCCCGGCGAACCCTTCCAGGCCCGCGTGACGCTCGATCCCCTCACGGTCGATTACCGCCAGCATCGTCTGACCGTCGTCACGCCGGAGGCCGTCCGGTGGGATGGGACGCGACTGACTTACGCCGTCCGGCTTCAGGAGAATCCCGATACGGACGTCCGCCTCGATGGGTGGCTCCTCCCGCTGGCGGCCGACTTCCCGATGGAGGCCCGCGCCGTCGGTCGGGTCGCCCTCCGCTGGTTGGAGACCCAATGGCCGGGCCTGGACGCCCGGGGCCAGGTCCGGGTCGACGCCACGGTCCGTCACGGGTCGTCGCCCCCGTGGCAGGTCGAGGGGACCCTCGAGACCCAGGCGGCATCGTTGTATCACCTGGAGTGGCCGGTCCGGGTCGAACGCCTCCAGGCCCGTATCGAGGTCCGCACGCCGGTCTGGCGAGTCGTGGACTTCCAGGCGACGATCGGCGGCGGGACGGCCGAAGGGACGGGCCAGGTCCTCTGGACCCCCCCCGGCGACCCCGATTACATCCAGGCGAGCTTCCACCTGAAGGGGGCCAACCTGAGCCTCCACCCTTACGGGAACGCCCGGGTCTCCGGGGCCGTCAGTCTGTCGGGCTATCCGACCAGCCAGATGGTTCTGACGGCCGACTGGGCGGTCGACGAGGGAACGCTGACCTGGGAACCCCAATGGACGGCGCTCCTGGCCCCGCGGCCGACCGAGGCCCCGGCCTTCCCGCGACCGACCGTGACGCCACCACCCGTCGAGACCGGCCTTTGGAGCCGTCTCCAACTCAACGTGCGGTCCACGACCCTGACGCCCGTACGGGTCCGCGTGGCCCTCGGCTCGACGGGCCTGCAAAGCGAGCTCGTCTGGAGCCTCCAGGTGACGGGCACGCTCCGCCAGCCCGTCTTCATCGGCGTGGCGACCCTCCGGAACGGTCAGGCTGTCCTCCTGAACCGCCTGTTTGACATCCAGGAGGGCCAGATTCAGTTCACGAACCCCCTGGCCGTGCGGCCCGTCGTCCGCATCGTCGGGACCTCCCGCATCCAGAGCTACCTCGTCACGGCCGTCGTCACCGGCCCGATCGACCAGCTCAGCCTGCAGTTGACCTCGGACCCGCCCCTGAACCCCCGGGCCATCCTGAACCTGTTAGGGGGCCAGACTTACACGCCCGGTCAGTCGCCCCAGGAGAGTACGACCTTCTTCACGAGCCTGGGGTCCAGCTTCCTGACGAACGTCCTGGCTCAGTCGATCCAGCCCATCGGCCAGGTCCAGCGCTTCTTCGGCATCGACCGCCTGTCCATCGACCTCAGCCAGCTCGGCCCGGAGGCCCGCCTGGAGCCCCGTCTGACCGTGGGCAAGCAGTTTTCGCCTAAATGGAGCCTGACGTATTCGATCGGCCTGACGACGACCCAGACCCAGATCCTCCTCCTGGAGTACCTCCTCAACGAGGCCCTCCGGGTCGTCGTCTCCCGGGACGAGTCGGGTGCCTGGGGCGCCGACCTGCTGTGGCAACCCTGACGTCAGACCATAGACCATGGACGATGGACCATCGACTTCAGAATCACCTTGGTTGGGCAGATAGGTAGGTCGGCAGGTGGGCAGGTGGGCAGATAGGCAGATGGGCAGGTGGGCAGGTGGGCAGGTGGGCAGATGGGCAGATGGGCAGATGGGGCACTATTCGCCGTTCGTCCTTCATTTCGGGCGGTAGGGAAGGCCGATCGGGCGCCACTCCCACCAACCGAACGGCTCTGACAAGAGGGGTAACAGAGCCGTTCGGTTCGTGAGAATGGCGTCAGAACAACCTTTCCCAATGCCCGGGAAGCACGATTTTTCAAGCATCCGGCAGATGGGCAGGTCGGCAGATAGGCAGATAGAAGCCGGGTGGGTAAGGATCAGCCCCAGGGCTTTTGGGACCATCTGCCCATCTGCCGAACTGCCTATCTGCCAAAGCTTGAAAAACCATTCTTCCCAAAGGGTCGAAAAAGCCGAATCCATGCGGGTTTTCACCAACCGAACGGCTCTGCTATCTTGCATCCCGCATCCCACATCCTGCATCCTATACCTATCTTGGCCATCCGATGCCGATATACCCGGAGAGGTGAGGCATGGCGTGGACGGCCGTCGACATCCGGAACCAACGATTCCGGTCCCGCTGGCGGGGCTTCGACCCCGAGGAGGTCATCCTGTTCCTGAACGTCGTCGCCGACGAGGTCGAGCGGCTGACCCAGACGATCCGCCAGTTGGAGCACGACAACCGCGTCCTGCAGGATCAACTCGAAGAGTACCGGGAGCGGGAGCGCCACATCCGGAACACCCTGGTCGCCGCCCAGCAGTCGGCCGACCGCATCCGTCAGCAGGCCCAGCAGGAGGCCGAGCTGATCGTCCGGGAGGCCGAGTTCCGGCGGGACCAGATCCTGACGGCGGCCCAGGCCCAAATTCAGAAGGTCTACCAGGAGATGGAGCAACTCTGGCTGGAGTACCAGCGCTTTCAGGACCAGGTCCTCGCCGAGGCCCAGGTCCTGATCCGATGGATCCAACAGCGGCGTCAGGAAAAGCCCCCGGCCCGGGTCGACTTCGTCCCGGCGGCCAAAGGCCCGGCCCGCCCCGGTGAGTCGGGCAAGTCATGACGGTCCCTTCGGTGACCTACATCCTCCGGCGTCTGGCCCAGGTCATCACCTGCGGGGAGGGGCCCTACGCGGGGCGGGTGACGCCCGAACGCCTGGGGGTCGTCGAGCAGGGGAGCATCGTCGTCCACCGGGGCCGCATCGCCTGGGTCGGCCCCGACCGGGACCTCTCGGCCGAATGGCTCCGGCAGGACACCGTCGAGCTGGACCTCTCGGGCCATATCGCCCTGCCGGGCTTCATCGACCCCCACACCCACCTGATTTACGGGGGCGACCGCCTAAATGACTGGATGGAACGCCTCCGGGGTCGGACTTACCTCGAGATTGCCGCCCAGGGCGGCGGTATCTGGAAGACGGTCCAGGATACCCGGGCGACCCCCGACGAGGAGCTGAAACGCCTCCTGGAGCTCCGGCTGGACCGACTCTTTGCCTTCGGCGTGACGACCGTCGAGGTCAAGTCCGGCTACGGCCTTTCGGAAGCCGAGGAAATCCGGCTCCTGCGCTGTCTCCAACAGGTCCAGGCGACCCACCCCATCGGCGTCATGCCGACCTTCCTGGGCGCTCACGCTTACCCCCGGGACATGGACCGGGCGGCGTATCTGGACCTCCTGGTCCAACGCCTGATCCCGGAAGTCGTCCGCCAGGGCCTCTCCCTGTCCATCGACGTGTTTTGCGACATCGGCGCCTTTACCGTCGAGGAGACGCTGTACCTCCTGACGATCGCCCGCCAGCACGGCTTTGTGGCCATCCACCTCCACGCCGACGAGATGTCCCCCACGGGCCTGCTCGAGGCCATCGACGACTGGAAAAACATCTACTCCGTCGACCACCTCAACCACATGGACGCCCGGATGGCCCGCGTCCTGGCCGAGACGGGCGTGGCGGCCGTTCTGCTCCCGACGACCTGCTTTCACCTGCGCCTCCCGACGCCCCCCATCCAGGCCCTCCTCGAAGCCGGCGCCGTCGTGGCCATCGGGTCGGACCACAACCCGGGGACCCACCCGGGCCTGAATCCCTGGTATGTCTTCTGGCTCGCCTGTGTCGGGTGGAACCTCCCCGTCGAGCAGGTCCTGGCCGGTATGACCGTCCAGGCCGCTTACAGCCTCCGCATCCACGGCCAGACGGGCCGAATCGCACCGGGCCTCCGGGCCGACCTGGTCGTCGTCGACGTGCCCCACTACGGCTATCTGCTCTATCAGTGGGACCTCCTGCCCGTCCGGTGGGTCTTCAAAAACGGCCGGCCCTACCAGATTCGGGAGACGGCCGAGATCCGCTACACCTGGATGTCCCACGAGGAATAGCCGGACACGTTTTTTCGGGTGTTTGCGGCGGCCCGATAGGGGCGCTATATTTAAAGAACCTTCCCCCTCCCCATCGGGGTGGGGGCGGGACCGACCGCTCCGGTACCAGGGCATCAGGGACACGCCCTGTCCTATCCCGAGACTGTCTGAGGTCCTCGATGATACCGACGGCTCGCACGCTGGGCGCGCTTCGGAGCGACCCGACCTGGGTCGCTTACTTGGAGCGGGTCCCCTCCGTAAAGGACGAGATCCGCCGGAACGTGATCGCCCGCCTCCGCTCGGGCGAGACCCTCTTTCCCGGGATTCACGGCTACGACGAGACGGTCCTGCCCCAGATCGTCAACGCCCTCCTGGCGAAGCAGAACTTCATCCTCCTGGGCCTCCGGGGCCAAGCCAAGAGCCGCATCATGCGGCAGATCGTCCACCTCCTGGACGAATGGGTCCCCGTCGTCGAGGGGTGCGAGATCAACGACCATCCGCTCCGGCCCATCTGTCGCCGGTGCCGCCAGCTCGTGCAGGAGGCCGGCGATGACACGCCCATCGCCTTCATCCATCGGGAACAGCGGTACGTCGAAAAGCTGGCCACGCCGGACGTGACCGTCGCCGACCTCATCGGGGACATCGACCCCATCCGGGCCGCCCGCGGGGGCCACGTCCTGGCCGACGAGCTGGTCATCCACTTCGGCCTCCTGCCGCGCGCACACCGGGGCATCTTTGCGATGAATGAACTCCCGGACTTGGCCCCGAAGGTTCAGGTCGCCCTGTTCAACGTCATGCAGGAGGGCGACGTCCAGATCAAGGGCTTTCCGGTCCGGCTCCCCTTAGACGTCCTGCTGATTTTCACGGCGAACCCTGAGGACTATACGGCCCGGGGGAAGATCATCACGCCCCTGAAGGACCGCATCGGGGCCGAAATCCGGACCCACTATCCGCTGGACCGACGGACGGGCATCGCCATCACCCGCCAGGAGGCCTGGTGGCAACGCCCGACGGACCGCCCCCTGGAGGTCCCCGAATTCATCCTTGAGGTCATCGAGGAGGTCGCCTTCCAGGCCCGCAAGGACGGTCGCATCGACCAGCGGTCCGGCGTCTCCCAGCGGCTTCCCATCGCGGCCCTGGAACTGGCCGTCAGCAACGCCGAACAGCGGGCCTACCGGTCGGGTGAACCCTGGGTCGTACCCCGCATCGCCGACGTCTATGCGGCCGTCCCGGCCATGACGGGCAAGATGGAGCTCGAATACGAGGGTGAACTCAAGGGGGCCGAGTCCATCGCCGAGTCCCTGATCCGGCAGGCCATCGCCCAGGTCTTCCGGCAATATTACACAGAAGACGAATTTCGAGAGCTCGTCGAATGGTTCGAGGCCGGCGGCACGCTCATCATTCCCGAATGGGCACCCACGGCCCACATCCTGCCGGTCCTGCGGCGGGTCCCCCAGCTCCTGGAAAAGGCCGACCGCTTGGCCAAGAAGGCTCAATACGCCGACGCCGTCCGGGTCAGTGCCGCCGAGCTGATCCTCGACGGCCTGTGGGCCCATAAGCGTATCAGCCGTCATCCCGAGCGGGGCTACACCCGGGCCGAGGTCCACGTCCCGACCCGGCCGGCCGGACCGCCGAGGAGGGTCAATTAACAGGGCCGTCCGGTTGGTGAAAACCCGCATGGATTCGGCTTTTTCGACCCTTTGGGGAGAATGGTTTTTCAAGCTTTGGCAGATAGGCAGTTCGGCAGATGGGCAGATGGTCCCAAAAGCCCTGGGGTTGATCCTTACCCACCCGGCTTCTATCTGCCTATCTGCCGACCTGCCCATCTGCCGGATGCTTGAAAAATCGTGCTTCCCGGGGGATGGGAAAGGTTGTTCTGACGCCATTCTCACGAACTGAACGGCTCTGTGCCCGAGGGGCACGGTTTTCCAAAAGTGACGGAGTCGGAGAAAAACGGTTTCTAAGCAGGAGGGCCATGGCCGGTGTTCGTTACACCCGATACCTCGGGGAGCTGGACCTGGAGGAGCTCCTCCAGAACCTGATGGGCGCCCTGGAGGACTACTTCCTGTTCTCCGGCTTCCCCTTCGGTCGGCGGCGTCGCTCGGACCACACGCTGGCGGACCTGCATGAC
This genomic stretch from bacterium HR11 harbors:
- the epsF_2 gene encoding Type II secretion system protein F, which gives rise to MPEFYCRVGTPKGDIVAKTIYADSLAHARRELERQGYWIFEVRPLRRWRDWWRLLFASGVPRVPTRTFLIFNQELATLLRAGLPLLRCLEILESRQRHPLLRFIIAGVRERVRAGASLSEAFGDFAEHVPRVYVANLMAGERSGQLETVLRRFVQYQSLIYETRRQILSALTYPAILILLASVLLGVLFTFVIPRFVSFYASMGADLPWITQLVVDIAGLVRRGLPVLVGAALGGAYLLRLGVRHLPLFERYWHRLLLRVAGIGSLLWTYAIGQLAHTLATLLSSGLPLVHALEVTAAAVWNRFIGNQVLTARNRVREGMSLHEALEAAGLRADLLLEMVQVGEQTGALDEMLEHAAHFYDEDLATQLRRLTSLIEPAILILMALVVAFVLISVYYPIFSLATAVRM
- the divIVA gene encoding Septum site-determining protein DivIVA — protein: MAWTAVDIRNQRFRSRWRGFDPEEVILFLNVVADEVERLTQTIRQLEHDNRVLQDQLEEYRERERHIRNTLVAAQQSADRIRQQAQQEAELIVREAEFRRDQILTAAQAQIQKVYQEMEQLWLEYQRFQDQVLAEAQVLIRWIQQRRQEKPPARVDFVPAAKGPARPGESGKS
- the hutI_3 gene encoding Imidazolonepropionase; this encodes MTVPSVTYILRRLAQVITCGEGPYAGRVTPERLGVVEQGSIVVHRGRIAWVGPDRDLSAEWLRQDTVELDLSGHIALPGFIDPHTHLIYGGDRLNDWMERLRGRTYLEIAAQGGGIWKTVQDTRATPDEELKRLLELRLDRLFAFGVTTVEVKSGYGLSEAEEIRLLRCLQQVQATHPIGVMPTFLGAHAYPRDMDRAAYLDLLVQRLIPEVVRQGLSLSIDVFCDIGAFTVEETLYLLTIARQHGFVAIHLHADEMSPTGLLEAIDDWKNIYSVDHLNHMDARMARVLAETGVAAVLLPTTCFHLRLPTPPIQALLEAGAVVAIGSDHNPGTHPGLNPWYVFWLACVGWNLPVEQVLAGMTVQAAYSLRIHGQTGRIAPGLRADLVVVDVPHYGYLLYQWDLLPVRWVFKNGRPYQIRETAEIRYTWMSHEE
- the bchI gene encoding Magnesium-chelatase 38 kDa subunit — protein: MIPTARTLGALRSDPTWVAYLERVPSVKDEIRRNVIARLRSGETLFPGIHGYDETVLPQIVNALLAKQNFILLGLRGQAKSRIMRQIVHLLDEWVPVVEGCEINDHPLRPICRRCRQLVQEAGDDTPIAFIHREQRYVEKLATPDVTVADLIGDIDPIRAARGGHVLADELVIHFGLLPRAHRGIFAMNELPDLAPKVQVALFNVMQEGDVQIKGFPVRLPLDVLLIFTANPEDYTARGKIITPLKDRIGAEIRTHYPLDRRTGIAITRQEAWWQRPTDRPLEVPEFILEVIEEVAFQARKDGRIDQRSGVSQRLPIAALELAVSNAEQRAYRSGEPWVVPRIADVYAAVPAMTGKMELEYEGELKGAESIAESLIRQAIAQVFRQYYTEDEFRELVEWFEAGGTLIIPEWAPTAHILPVLRRVPQLLEKADRLAKKAQYADAVRVSAAELILDGLWAHKRISRHPERGYTRAEVHVPTRPAGPPRRVN